One region of Streptomyces sp. NBC_00271 genomic DNA includes:
- a CDS encoding amidohydrolase produces the protein MTSMPVTGLVDGTPARPADLVVRNAKIFTGDDQRPFATALAATAGVIDTVGGDADVAGLIGSKTVVVDAMGRRVVPGLNDSHNHVVRGGLHYTLELRWDGVRTLRQALAMLREQAARTPQGQWVRVAGGWSVESFVERRMPTPAELNEAAPDTPVIVTHLYQAAILNRAALKAAGITRETAAPPGGQIVRGHDGEPTGMLIASPSALLLYSTIAKAPVLDPEGQRESTRQFLHELNRFGLTSLIDAAGGFQDFPSGYAAVTGLHEAGELTVRIAYHLFPQTFGGEVDDLRRWIGMVRPEDGDGWLRFNGAGENLIWAAADFENFTQPRPELPAYEGEFEKAVRLLMEHGWGFRLHATYDETIRRDLAVFEKLAAEGLFPSGNRWLFDHAETISPESLDRVAALGGAIGVQHRLAYQGETFRDRYGAEAAAAAPPLGAMRERGLTVAAGTDATRVSTYNPWVALYWLVSGRNVAGVPLRSPANRVDRETALAMYTSAGAALTGEEDVKGHLSPGHYADLAVLSDDYFTVPEDEIPAIESLLTVAGGRIVYAAGQFEGLAASAPAVMPEWSPIAHFGGYQASPWPARPERSGVRQAELLGQAAAESAGYRRWRVERGLAADVPALDDPCFG, from the coding sequence ATGACGTCCATGCCCGTCACGGGCCTCGTCGACGGAACGCCCGCACGGCCCGCCGACCTCGTCGTACGAAACGCGAAGATCTTCACGGGCGATGACCAGCGCCCCTTCGCCACCGCGCTGGCGGCCACCGCCGGCGTCATAGACACCGTTGGCGGAGACGCCGACGTCGCGGGTCTCATCGGATCGAAGACCGTGGTCGTGGATGCCATGGGCCGCCGCGTGGTGCCAGGGCTGAACGACTCGCACAACCATGTGGTCCGCGGAGGCCTGCACTACACCCTCGAACTGCGCTGGGACGGCGTGCGCACCTTGCGGCAGGCGCTCGCGATGCTGCGCGAGCAGGCAGCCCGGACGCCCCAGGGTCAATGGGTACGCGTGGCCGGCGGGTGGAGCGTGGAGTCGTTCGTCGAGCGCCGGATGCCCACCCCGGCCGAGCTGAACGAGGCCGCCCCGGACACGCCGGTGATCGTGACGCACCTCTACCAGGCGGCCATCCTCAACCGTGCCGCGCTGAAGGCGGCCGGGATCACCCGGGAGACCGCGGCGCCGCCCGGTGGCCAGATCGTCCGCGGCCACGACGGCGAACCCACCGGCATGCTGATCGCCTCCCCCAGCGCGCTGCTGCTCTACTCCACGATCGCCAAGGCCCCGGTCCTGGACCCCGAGGGCCAGCGGGAGTCCACCCGGCAGTTCCTCCACGAGCTGAACCGCTTCGGCCTGACCTCGCTCATCGACGCGGCAGGCGGCTTCCAGGACTTCCCGAGCGGCTACGCGGCCGTGACCGGCCTGCACGAGGCAGGCGAGCTGACGGTGCGCATCGCGTACCACCTCTTCCCGCAGACATTCGGCGGCGAGGTGGACGACCTGCGCCGCTGGATCGGTATGGTCCGCCCCGAGGACGGCGACGGCTGGCTGCGCTTCAACGGTGCCGGGGAGAACCTCATCTGGGCCGCCGCCGACTTCGAGAACTTCACCCAGCCGCGCCCCGAACTTCCTGCCTACGAGGGTGAGTTCGAGAAGGCCGTACGGCTGCTCATGGAGCACGGCTGGGGTTTCCGGCTGCACGCCACGTACGACGAGACCATCCGCCGCGACCTCGCCGTCTTCGAGAAACTCGCCGCCGAGGGGCTCTTCCCCAGCGGCAACCGCTGGCTCTTCGACCATGCGGAGACCATCTCCCCCGAGAGCCTGGACCGTGTCGCCGCGCTCGGCGGCGCCATCGGTGTGCAGCACCGGCTCGCCTACCAGGGCGAGACCTTCCGCGACCGCTACGGCGCCGAGGCCGCCGCCGCGGCCCCGCCGCTGGGCGCGATGCGGGAACGCGGACTGACCGTGGCGGCCGGGACGGACGCCACCCGCGTCTCCACCTACAACCCCTGGGTGGCCCTGTACTGGCTGGTCTCCGGGCGCAACGTGGCCGGTGTGCCGCTGCGCTCGCCCGCCAACCGGGTGGACCGGGAGACGGCTCTCGCGATGTACACGTCGGCCGGAGCGGCGCTCACCGGGGAAGAGGATGTCAAGGGCCATCTGAGCCCCGGTCATTACGCCGACCTCGCGGTGCTGAGCGACGACTACTTCACCGTCCCGGAAGACGAGATCCCCGCCATCGAGTCACTGCTCACCGTGGCGGGCGGCCGGATCGTCTACGCGGCGGGCCAGTTCGAAGGCCTCGCCGCGTCGGCACCGGCCGTGATGCCCGAGTGGAGCCCGATCGCCCACTTCGGCGGCTACCAGGCTTCACCGTGGCCCGCCCGCCCGGAGCGCTCCGGGGTCCGGCAGGCCGAGCTGCTGGGTCAGGCCGCCGCCGAATCCGCCGGCTACCGCCGCTGGCGCGTCGAGCGCGGTCTCGCCGCCGACGTCCCCGCCCTCGACGACCCCTGCTTCGGCTGA
- a CDS encoding DoxX family protein gives MTVGLLILRLVTGLLLAAHGLQKVSFRLGGQGLAGGIAEFREDGFRGGALTALAAGGGQITAGILFLAGALTPLAVATAVGVMTVAVTVKWPNGPWAPHDGYEYPGFLVVAAVVLGFTGPGSWSLDDFYGPTPWPGWVAATAAAVGLAAGLLTRLALHRAPHTPTAEETS, from the coding sequence ATGACTGTGGGTCTGCTCATCCTCCGTCTCGTCACCGGACTGCTGCTGGCCGCGCACGGGCTGCAGAAGGTGAGCTTCCGACTGGGCGGACAGGGTCTGGCGGGCGGCATCGCCGAGTTCCGGGAGGACGGCTTCCGCGGCGGGGCGCTCACCGCCCTGGCCGCCGGCGGAGGTCAGATCACCGCCGGAATCCTCTTCCTCGCAGGGGCGCTCACTCCGCTTGCGGTCGCCACCGCCGTGGGTGTGATGACCGTCGCCGTCACCGTCAAATGGCCGAACGGGCCCTGGGCCCCGCACGACGGCTACGAATACCCCGGCTTCCTGGTGGTGGCCGCGGTGGTGCTCGGCTTCACAGGACCCGGGAGCTGGTCGCTCGACGACTTCTACGGGCCGACCCCCTGGCCCGGATGGGTGGCAGCGACCGCCGCCGCGGTCGGACTGGCCGCCGGCCTGCTCACCCGGCTCGCCCTGCACCGGGCCCCGCACACCCCCACCGCCGAGGAGACGTCATGA
- a CDS encoding YoaK family protein yields MKAVLLRTSDRLLPSSSHTYGPLPTLLVVLTFVTGVVDAVSYLGLGRVFVANMTGNVIFFAFSLSGAKTLSLWASALAIGAFMAGAWGEARIAGSPDDTVRRFRMIVGVQALLVSGAAVTAAALGHHSTGAIALLIILLGCGMGLQNAVVRRLAVPDLTTTVLTLTVTGLASDRPGRPTIRRLTSIAAMLCGALCGGALTLHAGIAWALLLALILLLTVAATASTPTERNLA; encoded by the coding sequence ATGAAGGCCGTCCTGCTCCGTACATCCGACCGGCTGCTGCCGAGCAGCTCCCACACCTACGGACCGCTGCCGACACTGCTCGTCGTGCTCACGTTCGTGACCGGCGTCGTGGACGCCGTCAGCTATCTCGGCCTGGGCCGTGTCTTCGTCGCCAACATGACGGGCAACGTGATCTTCTTCGCGTTCTCCCTGTCGGGGGCCAAGACCCTCTCCCTGTGGGCCTCGGCGCTGGCCATCGGCGCCTTCATGGCGGGGGCATGGGGCGAGGCCCGCATCGCGGGCAGCCCCGACGACACCGTGCGGCGCTTCCGGATGATCGTAGGCGTCCAGGCCCTGCTGGTGTCGGGCGCCGCCGTGACGGCCGCCGCGCTCGGGCACCACTCGACGGGAGCGATCGCCCTGCTGATCATCCTCCTCGGTTGCGGGATGGGCCTGCAGAACGCGGTCGTCCGCCGACTGGCCGTCCCCGACCTCACCACCACCGTGCTGACTCTGACCGTCACCGGGCTCGCCTCCGACCGCCCGGGCCGACCCACCATACGCCGCCTCACGTCCATCGCCGCGATGCTCTGCGGCGCCCTGTGCGGAGGCGCACTCACCCTGCACGCCGGGATCGCCTGGGCCCTTCTGCTCGCCCTGATCCTTCTGCTCACCGTGGCCGCCACGGCGAGCACCCCGACCGAAAGGAACCTCGCGTGA
- a CDS encoding MBL fold metallo-hydrolase, whose translation MTTADTSGWTARRALLKRAALAASLPAAATVLGGALTGTARAADGPDLPDFAPVPSQAFGPALNEKGYYVGRIGGALYWVTDGSYQAMFLATREGVVLVDAPPTIGHNLQRAIDDVTGPLGLPNRVTHLVYSHSHADHIGAAGLWDKNVERIAHVENRRLLRRDADPERPVPTTVFEDRLTVKVGGERLELAYHGPNHSPDNIYVYAPDYRTLMLVDVVYPGWVPFKELAVSQDIPGWIKAHDTALSYPWRTLVGGHLGRLGHRSDAETQKQYMDDLTASTHAALTGLDPTPYFAKYGPSGNAWAIFKTYLAAVAEHAAAPVTDKYLGVLAAADVFTVDNAAALLESLRIDSDVLGPFGIHA comes from the coding sequence GTGACAACCGCCGACACCTCCGGATGGACTGCCCGACGCGCGCTGCTCAAGCGTGCTGCACTGGCCGCGTCCCTGCCTGCCGCCGCCACAGTGCTGGGCGGCGCCCTGACCGGCACCGCCCGCGCGGCCGACGGCCCCGACCTGCCCGACTTCGCCCCCGTGCCCAGCCAGGCATTCGGCCCGGCGCTCAACGAGAAGGGCTACTACGTGGGCCGCATCGGCGGCGCCTTGTATTGGGTCACCGACGGCAGCTACCAGGCGATGTTCCTCGCCACCCGTGAAGGCGTGGTACTGGTCGACGCCCCGCCCACGATCGGCCACAACCTGCAGCGCGCGATCGACGACGTCACCGGACCGCTCGGCCTGCCGAACCGGGTCACACACCTGGTCTACTCGCACTCCCACGCCGACCACATCGGCGCCGCCGGGCTGTGGGACAAGAACGTCGAGCGCATCGCCCATGTCGAGAACCGTCGCCTCCTGCGACGCGACGCCGACCCCGAGCGGCCGGTGCCCACCACCGTCTTCGAGGACCGCCTCACCGTCAAGGTTGGCGGCGAGCGCCTGGAACTGGCGTACCACGGACCCAACCACTCGCCGGACAACATTTACGTGTACGCGCCCGACTACCGCACCCTGATGCTGGTCGACGTCGTCTACCCGGGCTGGGTCCCCTTCAAGGAACTCGCGGTCTCGCAGGACATCCCCGGCTGGATCAAGGCCCATGACACGGCACTGAGCTACCCCTGGCGGACACTCGTCGGCGGCCACCTCGGGCGCCTGGGCCACCGCTCGGACGCGGAAACGCAGAAGCAGTACATGGACGACCTGACGGCCAGCACACACGCCGCCCTCACCGGGCTCGACCCGACCCCGTACTTCGCCAAGTACGGGCCGTCCGGCAACGCCTGGGCCATCTTCAAGACCTACCTGGCCGCCGTAGCCGAGCACGCCGCCGCCCCGGTGACCGACAAGTACCTGGGGGTCCTGGCCGCCGCCGACGTCTTCACCGTGGACAACGCCGCCGCGCTGCTCGAATCGCTCCGCATCGACTCCGACGTCCTCGGCCCGTTCGGGATCCACGCGTGA
- a CDS encoding alpha/beta fold hydrolase gives MTAKAPIGFFTHVIPVGGIDIEYARGGEGPTVVLLHGYPQTWYEWRGVMLALAEHYTVIAPSLRGAGRSSAPLDGYDKKTMAADVHALLRHLNLADDVRLVGHDIGSMVAYAYAAQFPGTVRRLVLSEAPIPDESIYRAPALTAAGPGAWNWGFFNLEEGTPESVISGRERTWVEGFIGAKAVQKHRATDATALDEYALRLSDPAHLRASLAWFRAFDQDVADNAEFGKTPLEMPILAVGAASSHATRVADQVRQYARHVQGVVVDDCGHWLYEEQPLETARLLRGFLA, from the coding sequence GTGACCGCCAAGGCACCGATCGGCTTTTTCACCCACGTGATCCCGGTGGGAGGCATCGACATCGAGTACGCGCGCGGTGGCGAGGGCCCCACCGTGGTGCTGCTGCACGGCTATCCGCAGACCTGGTACGAGTGGCGGGGCGTCATGCTCGCCCTCGCCGAGCACTACACCGTCATCGCGCCCAGCCTGCGCGGCGCCGGCCGGTCCAGCGCGCCCCTCGACGGCTACGACAAGAAGACCATGGCCGCGGATGTGCACGCTCTGTTGCGTCACCTCAACCTGGCCGACGACGTGCGCCTGGTCGGCCACGACATCGGCAGCATGGTCGCCTACGCCTACGCCGCGCAGTTCCCCGGCACGGTACGACGGCTGGTGCTCAGCGAGGCGCCGATCCCCGACGAGAGCATCTACCGCGCCCCCGCACTGACCGCCGCCGGGCCCGGAGCCTGGAACTGGGGATTCTTCAACCTGGAAGAAGGCACACCCGAGAGCGTAATCTCCGGACGGGAGCGGACCTGGGTCGAAGGGTTCATCGGCGCCAAGGCCGTTCAGAAGCACCGGGCGACCGACGCGACCGCACTGGACGAGTACGCCCTGCGGCTCAGCGACCCCGCGCATCTGCGGGCGAGTCTCGCCTGGTTTCGCGCGTTCGACCAAGACGTCGCCGACAACGCGGAGTTCGGCAAGACGCCCCTTGAGATGCCCATTCTGGCCGTCGGTGCGGCATCGAGCCACGCCACACGCGTCGCGGACCAGGTGCGACAGTACGCACGGCACGTCCAGGGCGTGGTCGTCGACGACTGCGGCCACTGGCTCTACGAGGAGCAGCCCCTCGAAACCGCCCGGCTGCTCCGGGGGTTCCTCGCCTGA